One segment of Alistipes finegoldii DSM 17242 DNA contains the following:
- a CDS encoding helix-turn-helix transcriptional regulator, translating to MKDLLSILRDAPGSIRLEVSGEDLLAFSKSLIDRAKEELAAQVAEARKERYLTKEQVKELCGVCDATLWHWNRKGYLKAVKVGNKVRYRTSDIQRILGERDGK from the coding sequence ATGAAAGATTTGTTATCCATCCTCCGGGATGCTCCGGGCAGCATCCGGCTGGAGGTAAGCGGCGAGGATCTGTTGGCTTTCTCCAAAAGCCTTATCGACCGCGCCAAAGAAGAGTTGGCTGCACAAGTCGCCGAAGCCCGCAAGGAACGTTACCTGACCAAAGAACAGGTCAAAGAGCTATGCGGCGTTTGCGATGCGACGCTCTGGCATTGGAACCGCAAAGGATATCTGAAAGCCGTTAAGGTCGGGAACAAGGTTCGCTACCGCACCTCGGACATTCAACGGATTCTCGGCGAGCGCGATGGCAAATAA
- a CDS encoding DUF6043 family protein gives MGQQEYEAFKAKLREWMNTHPDEYAAFEEAMNARDYAGCQSVIFQAMSLIPRYRRLMSDKANEGLFEHVDEIEQAARQHDLAGKIIRECEQPGKDSTLPAMLCWLYFGKSFERMVERCEELRRSPDLGFLQKMTMSATIKLLISRSIKLELRTKQDWDAHREAIRLAESDRVLEWATGTLLVEDAGEKRKPGRPSAARSLVEMFSPIVTHPAELRRKIGEYLTRKHTQTDIARLKIALDELRYLVVPINIKPFRNALQAEYGSDIRIVHERGIQEAYSRLTEPLLIGSTVGSRGSEALIIREIKDFLSQ, from the coding sequence ATGGGCCAGCAGGAATACGAGGCTTTCAAAGCGAAGTTGCGGGAATGGATGAACACCCACCCCGACGAATACGCCGCATTCGAAGAGGCGATGAACGCCCGTGACTATGCAGGGTGCCAGTCGGTCATATTCCAAGCCATGTCCCTTATCCCCCGGTACCGGCGCCTCATGTCCGACAAAGCCAATGAAGGACTGTTCGAGCATGTCGATGAGATCGAACAGGCGGCCCGACAACACGACCTTGCCGGCAAGATCATCCGGGAGTGCGAACAGCCCGGCAAGGATTCCACCCTTCCGGCGATGCTTTGCTGGCTCTACTTCGGCAAGAGTTTCGAACGGATGGTGGAGCGTTGCGAAGAACTGCGGCGTTCGCCCGATCTGGGATTCTTGCAGAAAATGACCATGAGTGCCACGATCAAACTGCTAATCTCCCGCTCCATCAAATTAGAACTGCGCACCAAGCAGGATTGGGATGCCCACCGCGAAGCGATACGGCTGGCCGAAAGCGACCGAGTGCTGGAATGGGCAACGGGCACTCTTCTTGTCGAAGATGCAGGTGAAAAGAGGAAGCCCGGCAGGCCGAGCGCAGCCAGATCATTGGTGGAAATGTTTTCGCCAATTGTCACACATCCCGCTGAGTTGCGAAGAAAGATCGGCGAATACCTCACGAGGAAACACACCCAGACCGACATCGCACGTCTGAAGATCGCTCTCGATGAATTACGCTATCTGGTGGTTCCAATCAATATCAAGCCATTCCGCAATGCCCTGCAAGCAGAATACGGATCTGACATCCGCATCGTCCACGAGCGGGGCATACAGGAAGCATACAGCCGCCTGACGGAACCGCTGCTCATCGGATCGACCGTCGGCAGCCGGGGCAGCGAAGCCCTCATCATCCGGGAAATAAAAGATTTTCTATCGCAATAA
- a CDS encoding type II toxin-antitoxin system HipA family toxin yields the protein MNPITICPSTLAEGYDSYSPIAIKHLFDGRQVSPFLDYTPIDDDNNSAAQEEFLHNQERISLSGVQPKYSMIVRNGKLALTQKGEQGHYILKPKLSDFRNRIYSSANENLTMQIASQVFGIETAANGLCFFKGGEPAYITKRFDVKPDGTKRRKEDFASLAGLTTQNGGKNYKYEYLTYEECGELIRRYLPAWKVETLKFFDLIIFNFLICNGDAHLKNFSVLETESGDFRLSPAYDLINTKLHVDDRIFALDKGLLKDNAAESMPYGMTNSTTFREFGKRLGLPDKTIRRELDKFCTSYPLLDTLIANSYLSDELKENYRNMYLGRRDSYLKIGL from the coding sequence ATGAACCCGATTACGATTTGCCCGTCCACATTGGCCGAAGGATATGACAGCTACTCTCCGATTGCGATAAAACATCTGTTCGACGGCCGGCAAGTGTCTCCATTTTTGGATTATACACCCATTGATGACGACAACAATTCCGCAGCCCAAGAAGAGTTTCTGCACAATCAGGAGCGAATCTCGCTGTCGGGAGTACAACCCAAATATTCGATGATCGTTCGCAACGGTAAACTGGCTTTAACTCAAAAAGGCGAACAAGGCCACTATATCCTCAAACCGAAGTTAAGCGATTTCCGCAACCGGATATATAGTTCCGCGAATGAGAATCTGACCATGCAAATCGCGTCACAGGTATTCGGAATCGAAACCGCCGCAAACGGACTTTGCTTTTTCAAAGGAGGAGAACCGGCTTATATCACCAAACGGTTCGATGTCAAACCCGACGGCACAAAGCGCAGAAAAGAAGATTTCGCATCGCTCGCCGGACTGACTACGCAAAACGGCGGTAAGAATTACAAATATGAGTACTTGACATACGAAGAATGCGGAGAGTTAATTCGACGATACCTGCCCGCATGGAAAGTAGAGACCCTGAAATTTTTCGATCTCATCATATTCAATTTTCTGATTTGCAACGGCGACGCCCATCTGAAAAATTTTTCGGTACTCGAAACCGAATCAGGCGATTTCCGTCTGTCCCCGGCATACGACCTGATAAATACCAAACTGCATGTAGACGACCGGATATTCGCTCTCGACAAAGGGTTGCTGAAAGACAATGCCGCCGAATCTATGCCTTATGGAATGACCAACAGCACAACTTTCCGGGAATTCGGCAAAAGATTAGGGCTCCCCGACAAAACTATCCGACGGGAACTCGACAAATTCTGCACCTCTTATCCGCTTTTAGATACGCTGATCGCCAACTCCTATTTATCCGATGAATTGAAAGAGAATTACCGGAATATGTATCTCGGACGGCGGGATTCTTACCTGAAAATCGGATTGTAA
- a CDS encoding HipA N-terminal domain-containing protein — MRQGAVYMNGKLAGILTEISPTEYVFKYDDTYYADDMQPAVSLTLPKTQQEYRSAYLFPFFSNMLSEGRNRIVQSRMLHIDENDHFGILLATAQTDVAGAVTVKPL, encoded by the coding sequence ATGAGACAAGGGGCAGTATACATGAATGGCAAGTTAGCCGGCATATTGACAGAAATATCGCCGACTGAATATGTTTTCAAATACGATGATACATACTATGCTGATGATATGCAGCCAGCCGTCAGTCTGACATTACCCAAAACACAACAGGAGTATAGATCAGCCTATCTGTTCCCCTTTTTCAGCAACATGCTTTCCGAGGGCCGCAACCGCATCGTTCAATCCCGCATGCTGCATATCGATGAAAACGACCATTTCGGCATTCTGCTGGCAACAGCGCAAACGGATGTTGCCGGAGCAGTAACCGTAAAACCCCTATAA
- a CDS encoding IS110 family transposase: MRYIGIDVSKATFVVAYSSDKGGEIRTFNNTTAGIRQFIGTLPKDGSIHCVMEATGNYSALLLYMLNVAGITVSMENPLKVKNFAKALLSTVKTDKSDARLITLYGEKMNPRPFKVQGEAILRLRQKRTVIRQLTKQITAMSNLRGSLACLPVPDKGATHTVDETIKFLEKKRDRLQAELTDLVEVEFSRQLALLTTIKGIGITLATALIITTGGFTYFQNAKQVSRYLGICPTYEQSGTSVNIKGHINRNGDAYTRGLLYIAAWPASRFNAQCKETYTRLRQNGKSGKLAMIAVANKLIRQAFAVVAHDKEYIDGFVSNRP, translated from the coding sequence ATGAGGTACATTGGAATCGACGTGAGCAAGGCTACATTCGTGGTAGCTTACTCCTCCGACAAAGGCGGGGAGATCCGTACTTTTAACAACACGACCGCTGGTATCAGACAGTTTATCGGGACTCTCCCCAAAGACGGCAGTATCCACTGTGTTATGGAGGCGACAGGGAATTACAGCGCCTTGCTGCTGTATATGCTCAATGTCGCCGGAATTACTGTCAGCATGGAGAATCCGCTGAAGGTAAAGAACTTCGCCAAAGCCTTGCTCTCTACGGTCAAGACCGATAAGAGCGATGCACGACTCATTACCTTGTACGGAGAGAAGATGAACCCGCGTCCTTTCAAGGTACAGGGAGAGGCCATCCTGCGGCTCCGACAGAAAAGAACCGTCATTCGCCAACTTACTAAGCAGATTACCGCCATGTCGAACCTTCGTGGCTCTCTTGCATGTCTGCCTGTCCCGGACAAAGGTGCAACTCATACCGTAGACGAAACTATCAAGTTCCTTGAAAAGAAGCGTGACAGGCTCCAGGCGGAACTCACGGATCTTGTCGAAGTGGAGTTCAGCCGACAACTCGCGCTGCTGACGACCATCAAAGGGATAGGCATAACGCTTGCCACGGCGCTCATCATCACTACTGGAGGCTTTACCTACTTCCAAAATGCCAAGCAGGTGTCCCGGTATCTCGGAATTTGTCCCACTTACGAACAGTCCGGAACTTCGGTAAACATCAAAGGGCATATCAACCGAAACGGAGACGCATACACTAGAGGACTTCTCTATATCGCCGCTTGGCCTGCCAGTAGGTTCAATGCCCAATGCAAAGAGACCTATACGAGGCTCAGGCAAAACGGAAAATCGGGAAAACTCGCTATGATCGCTGTCGCAAACAAGCTCATCAGGCAGGCTTTTGCTGTTGTCGCGCACGATAAAGAGTATATCGACGGATTCGTCTCCAACAGACCTTAG
- a CDS encoding helix-turn-helix domain-containing protein: MNKIGNAIKERRKMLKITQRTLAELAGVGINTLTKIERGEGNPTIEVLEKILDTLGLELQIGIKQRNELRTILKNAEKE; this comes from the coding sequence ATGAACAAAATCGGAAATGCAATAAAAGAGCGCCGAAAGATGTTGAAAATAACGCAACGGACACTTGCGGAATTGGCCGGTGTGGGTATCAATACGCTCACAAAAATTGAGCGCGGAGAAGGGAATCCCACGATCGAAGTTCTTGAAAAAATACTCGATACACTGGGGCTGGAACTACAAATCGGAATCAAACAGCGGAATGAATTACGAACTATATTAAAAAATGCGGAAAAAGAGTAA
- a CDS encoding site-specific integrase, giving the protein MKITLIIKKSVKRYDTESKATIYARLRDGRQVDMVAPTRLTINPNLWDDKAEQVKSKIVCNDEMRSYYNDEARKLKSYLEKAYQSRQTTEPQKEWLKEALEQYYNPQKYNVETATEETVKPTLIALFDEFLEKHRLSDVRKKNYRVIKRGLQRYELYIRTTKRGQKAFVLDIDQVTADTLRDIWEFLENEYRYCALYPEIYEAIPEARTPQPRGKNTLLDCFSRIRTFFYWCNSNKKTRNRPFDDFPLEECTYGTPYYITVEELHKIYGTNLMRHPQLAVQRDIFVFQCLIGCRVGDLLKMTKSNLIDGAIEYIPRKTKEGRPLTVRVPLNQTAKEIAARYKGLDGDKLLPFISEQKYNMAIKRIFKAAGLKRLVTVINPTTREEEKRVLYEIASSHLARRTFVGNLYKQVKDPNLVGALSGHKEGSKAFARYRTIDDEMKKELVNLLS; this is encoded by the coding sequence ATGAAAATAACTCTCATCATCAAAAAGAGCGTAAAACGCTATGATACAGAATCGAAGGCGACCATTTACGCACGCCTGCGGGACGGCAGGCAGGTAGATATGGTCGCACCGACCCGGCTCACCATCAACCCCAATCTTTGGGATGACAAGGCCGAACAGGTCAAAAGCAAAATCGTTTGCAACGACGAAATGCGTTCCTATTACAACGATGAAGCCCGCAAACTCAAGTCCTACCTCGAAAAAGCCTATCAGTCCCGACAGACGACAGAACCGCAGAAAGAGTGGCTGAAAGAGGCATTGGAACAATATTACAATCCGCAAAAGTACAATGTCGAAACGGCCACGGAAGAAACCGTCAAGCCGACGTTGATCGCATTGTTCGACGAATTCCTCGAGAAGCACCGTCTTTCCGATGTCCGCAAAAAGAATTACCGGGTCATCAAACGAGGATTACAGCGGTATGAACTTTATATCCGGACAACCAAGAGGGGGCAAAAAGCATTCGTATTGGACATCGATCAAGTAACGGCCGACACCTTGCGGGATATTTGGGAATTTTTGGAAAATGAATACCGCTACTGCGCTCTTTACCCGGAAATCTACGAAGCTATACCCGAAGCACGCACGCCGCAACCCAGAGGAAAGAATACGTTATTGGATTGTTTCTCGCGCATCCGAACTTTCTTCTACTGGTGCAACAGCAACAAAAAGACCCGGAACCGACCGTTCGACGATTTCCCGTTGGAGGAATGCACATACGGAACGCCTTATTATATCACGGTCGAGGAGTTGCACAAGATTTACGGCACGAATCTGATGCGGCATCCGCAACTGGCCGTTCAGCGCGACATCTTCGTTTTTCAATGTCTGATCGGCTGCCGGGTGGGTGATCTGCTGAAAATGACGAAATCGAATCTGATCGACGGAGCCATCGAATACATACCGCGCAAGACCAAGGAAGGGCGACCGCTGACCGTGCGGGTTCCGCTGAATCAGACAGCCAAAGAGATCGCAGCCCGTTACAAAGGTCTGGACGGCGACAAACTGCTGCCGTTCATCTCCGAGCAGAAATACAATATGGCGATCAAGCGGATTTTCAAAGCCGCCGGATTGAAGCGGTTGGTTACGGTCATAAACCCCACCACCCGCGAAGAAGAAAAAAGGGTACTTTACGAGATCGCCTCGTCGCATCTGGCCCGCCGGACATTCGTCGGAAATCTGTATAAGCAGGTCAAAGACCCCAATTTGGTCGGAGCTTTGAGCGGACATAAGGAAGGCAGCAAGGCTTTCGCGCGTTACCGCACCATTGACGATGAAATGAAAAAAGAATTAGTAAATTTGTTGTCGTAA
- a CDS encoding helix-turn-helix domain-containing protein, with protein MHPKFQIYTDISSLPISEHEAYQEEGFCGICTGGTAVIEVFSVRSPISENDIVTILPLQLVSIHEVSNDFSMTFFKVDKGMFLDIMSGLGKITPDFFFYMRKNFLYSVNDVDRNRFLGFCRAIDLRGSNNDPLFLRETILHLLRIYYWDFYVLFQQKTSAKKRPFVNTNKENIAMRFAMLVSEHHKTRREVAFYADKLCISPVYLTKVVQEVNGQSAHEMIADYVVIEIKTLLRDARLDIKAVARRAGFANQSSLSRFFRLHTGMSPTEYRRTIHVTR; from the coding sequence ATGCATCCCAAATTCCAAATATATACCGATATTTCGTCTCTGCCGATAAGCGAACACGAGGCCTATCAGGAGGAGGGTTTCTGCGGTATTTGCACGGGAGGTACCGCTGTGATAGAGGTTTTTTCGGTGCGCAGTCCGATTTCCGAAAACGATATCGTGACGATTCTGCCGTTGCAGCTGGTGTCGATCCACGAGGTCAGCAACGATTTCTCGATGACCTTTTTCAAAGTAGACAAGGGGATGTTCCTCGACATCATGAGCGGGTTGGGGAAAATAACCCCGGATTTTTTCTTCTATATGCGGAAGAACTTCCTGTACAGCGTGAACGATGTGGACCGAAACCGGTTTCTGGGGTTTTGCCGGGCGATTGATCTCAGGGGCAGCAACAACGATCCCCTTTTCCTGCGGGAGACCATTCTGCACCTGCTGCGGATTTATTACTGGGATTTCTACGTCCTTTTCCAGCAGAAGACGAGCGCCAAGAAGCGCCCTTTCGTGAATACCAACAAGGAGAATATCGCCATGCGGTTCGCCATGCTGGTCAGCGAACACCACAAAACGCGCAGGGAGGTCGCTTTTTATGCCGATAAATTGTGCATATCTCCCGTATACCTGACCAAAGTCGTTCAGGAGGTAAACGGCCAGTCCGCCCATGAGATGATTGCCGACTACGTCGTTATCGAGATCAAAACCCTGCTCCGGGACGCGAGGCTCGACATAAAGGCCGTGGCGCGGCGCGCCGGCTTTGCCAACCAGTCTTCGCTGAGCCGCTTTTTCCGCCTGCATACGGGCATGTCTCCCACGGAATACCGCCGTACGATCCACGTTACAAGATAA
- the nrdG gene encoding anaerobic ribonucleoside-triphosphate reductase activating protein, translated as MTAPETVVRYYNFDIVFAEIPGETTLAINIANCPNRCPGCHSPHLQADAGHVLDAPELRALLERYGRSVTCVCFMGGDAAPHRIARLAEVVRQELPVLHVGWYSGRQELPEGFAPQVFDYIKLGGWVESLGPLTSPTTNQRLYRIGPAGAMEDITEQFRHKP; from the coding sequence ATGACAGCTCCGGAAACAGTAGTCCGATACTACAATTTCGACATCGTATTCGCGGAGATTCCGGGCGAAACGACGCTGGCGATCAACATCGCCAACTGCCCGAACCGCTGTCCGGGGTGTCATAGCCCCCACCTGCAGGCCGATGCGGGGCATGTGCTCGACGCCCCGGAACTGCGCGCCCTGCTGGAACGGTACGGACGGTCGGTGACCTGCGTCTGCTTTATGGGCGGGGATGCCGCGCCGCACCGGATCGCCCGGCTGGCGGAGGTCGTGCGGCAGGAGTTGCCGGTCCTGCACGTCGGCTGGTATTCGGGACGGCAGGAGTTGCCGGAAGGATTCGCGCCGCAGGTGTTCGATTACATCAAACTGGGCGGGTGGGTCGAGTCGCTGGGGCCGCTGACTTCACCGACGACCAATCAGCGGCTCTACAGAATCGGTCCTGCGGGCGCAATGGAAGACATTACGGAGCAATTCCGTCACAAGCCGTAA
- the nrdD gene encoding anaerobic ribonucleoside-triphosphate reductase encodes MGISELYIVKRDGKRKAFSVEKIKRAVRKAFLSVGSYATDDDITSILSRVHVSDGMSVEEIQNQVEVALMAERYFAVAKSYMLYRQKHTEEREDREKLEFLINYCDASNPATGSKYDANANVENKNIATLIGELPKQNFIRLNRRLLTDRIKEMYGKELSDKYLHLLKEHFIYKNDETSMANYCASITMYPWLLGGTLSVGGNSTRPTNLKSFCGGFVNMVFIVSSMLSGACATPEFLMYMNYFIEQEYGEDYYKRADEVADLSKKRRTIDKIITDCFEQIVYSINQPTGARNFQAVFWNVAYYDRYYFESLFGEFVFPDGSHPHWESLSWLQKRFMRWFNRERTKTVLTFPVETMALLTKDGDVMDREWGDITAQMYAEGHSFFTYISDNADSLSSCCRLRNEIQDNGFSYTLGAGGVSTGSKSVLTINLNRCIQYAVKNGMHYLTYLEEITDLVHKVQTAYNENLKELKSKGMLPLFDAGYINLSRQYLTIGVNGLVEAAEFLGIRIDDNDDYVAFVQNVLGLIERYNKKYRTKELMFNCEMIPAENVGVKHAKWDREDGYAVPRDCYNSYFYVVEDQSLNVVDKFRLHGRRYIDHLTGGSALHMNLEEHLSKEQYRHLLRVAAAEGCNYFTFNIPNTVCNKCGHIDKRYLKACPACHSDDLDYLTRVIGYMKRVSNFSAARQQEAERRYYGNMKPAAGGTETPGQQGAHPQQEPFAQKEPAGQKSSPAQEAV; translated from the coding sequence ATGGGCATTTCCGAACTTTACATCGTAAAACGCGACGGCAAGCGCAAAGCGTTTTCCGTCGAGAAAATCAAACGCGCCGTACGCAAGGCCTTCCTTTCGGTCGGCAGCTACGCCACCGACGACGACATCACGTCGATACTGAGCCGCGTACACGTGTCCGACGGCATGAGCGTCGAAGAGATTCAGAATCAGGTCGAAGTGGCGCTGATGGCCGAGCGTTACTTCGCGGTGGCCAAGAGCTACATGCTCTACCGCCAGAAACACACCGAGGAGCGCGAAGACCGCGAGAAACTCGAATTTCTGATCAACTACTGCGACGCCTCGAACCCGGCGACCGGCTCGAAATACGACGCCAACGCCAACGTCGAAAACAAGAATATCGCCACGCTGATCGGCGAGCTGCCGAAGCAGAACTTCATCCGCCTGAACCGCCGCCTGCTGACCGACCGCATCAAGGAGATGTACGGCAAGGAGCTGTCGGACAAATACCTGCACCTGCTCAAGGAGCACTTCATCTACAAGAACGACGAGACGTCGATGGCCAACTACTGCGCCTCGATCACCATGTATCCGTGGCTCTTGGGCGGCACGCTCTCGGTGGGCGGCAACTCGACCCGTCCGACGAATCTCAAATCGTTCTGCGGCGGATTCGTCAACATGGTTTTCATCGTGTCGTCGATGCTTTCGGGCGCATGCGCCACGCCCGAATTCCTGATGTACATGAACTATTTCATCGAGCAGGAGTACGGCGAAGATTACTACAAGCGGGCCGACGAGGTGGCCGACCTCTCGAAAAAACGCCGCACGATAGACAAGATAATCACCGACTGCTTCGAACAGATCGTCTACTCGATCAACCAGCCGACCGGGGCGCGCAACTTCCAAGCCGTGTTCTGGAACGTGGCCTACTACGACCGCTACTACTTCGAAAGCCTGTTCGGGGAGTTCGTATTTCCCGACGGTTCGCATCCGCACTGGGAGTCGCTGTCGTGGCTGCAGAAGCGTTTCATGAGGTGGTTCAACCGCGAGCGCACCAAGACCGTGCTGACTTTCCCGGTAGAGACGATGGCGCTGCTGACCAAAGACGGCGACGTGATGGACCGGGAGTGGGGCGACATCACGGCGCAGATGTACGCCGAGGGGCACTCGTTCTTCACCTATATCAGCGACAACGCCGACTCGCTGTCGAGCTGCTGCCGTCTGCGGAACGAGATTCAGGACAACGGGTTCAGCTACACGCTCGGCGCGGGCGGCGTCTCGACCGGCTCGAAGAGCGTGCTGACGATCAACCTCAACCGCTGCATCCAGTACGCCGTGAAGAACGGCATGCACTATCTCACCTATCTGGAAGAGATCACGGATCTGGTACACAAAGTACAGACGGCTTACAACGAAAACCTCAAGGAACTGAAGTCCAAAGGCATGCTGCCGCTCTTCGATGCGGGCTACATCAACCTTTCGCGCCAATACCTGACCATCGGCGTAAACGGACTGGTCGAAGCCGCCGAATTTCTGGGAATCCGCATCGACGACAACGACGACTACGTCGCTTTCGTGCAGAACGTACTGGGGCTGATCGAGCGTTACAACAAGAAATACCGCACCAAGGAGCTGATGTTCAACTGCGAGATGATCCCCGCCGAAAACGTCGGCGTGAAGCACGCCAAATGGGACCGCGAGGACGGATACGCCGTGCCGCGCGACTGCTACAACTCCTATTTCTACGTCGTCGAGGACCAGTCGCTGAACGTCGTCGACAAATTCCGGCTGCACGGACGCCGCTACATCGACCACCTCACGGGCGGCTCGGCGCTACACATGAATCTCGAAGAGCACCTTTCGAAGGAGCAGTACCGCCACCTGCTGCGCGTGGCCGCGGCCGAGGGCTGCAACTACTTTACGTTCAACATTCCCAATACGGTCTGCAACAAGTGCGGGCATATCGACAAACGCTATCTGAAAGCATGTCCCGCATGCCATAGCGACGATCTGGATTACCTGACGCGCGTGATCGGCTACATGAAACGGGTCTCGAACTTCTCGGCCGCACGCCAGCAGGAGGCCGAACGCCGCTATTACGGCAACATGAAACCGGCGGCGGGCGGCACGGAAACACCCGGACAGCAAGGTGCGCACCCGCAGCAGGAACCGTTCGCACAGAAAGAACCGGCCGGACAGAAAAGTTCGCCCGCTCAGGAGGCCGTATGA
- a CDS encoding ArnT family glycosyltransferase, with protein MRASVKKIYASFGPDALVAFWLGVWWICNLFQAGLTELANDEAYYHMFAENISWGYFDHPPMTALLVWLGEHLFGGEFGVRFFFTLLQPLYLFVFWRIIRPTDADRRDAGLFVMLSAATLMLQLYGFIAVPDGPLMMTAALFLLTFKWFTEGRRAAWLWMGVAMALMAYSKYHGALVVLFALAATPPRVFLRPTLYLSGAVALLLLVPHFVWQYEHDWASLAYHLAGRNSVFRPGYVAEYLLNLLVVFNPFFVPLYVRSWIAVKPQNAVERALKFIPAAFIVFFLLSTLRGYVQPQWVIVAVFGLLYTLFTYARRHPRTRRYLMRMGWVTLALIALTRLVMIFNPLGIRYEVFDNRTSYGEIAEIADGRPVVFRHGYAVAAKYAFYTGGEAYCQPNIRYRTHQWQFRDDDTRFAGREVLVETPYDEADTTGRVRSVVLPNGKRFTWFVDTHFHPTRLVDISFTGLPERVAAGDTLRLSLRIENPYPYNIDLGGDMSLVMLWKHGRFRVEEFDTGERFRIPAEEEIRREVAFVVPRQLAGTDFDAGFALRREGYTNWFNGKPLRTEVAR; from the coding sequence ATGAGAGCATCCGTCAAAAAGATATACGCTTCGTTCGGTCCCGACGCCTTGGTCGCGTTCTGGCTGGGTGTATGGTGGATTTGCAACCTCTTTCAGGCCGGGCTTACGGAGCTGGCCAACGACGAGGCCTACTACCATATGTTCGCCGAAAACATCTCGTGGGGCTATTTCGACCATCCGCCGATGACGGCGCTGCTGGTCTGGCTTGGGGAGCATCTCTTCGGCGGGGAGTTCGGCGTGCGGTTTTTCTTTACCCTGCTGCAGCCGCTTTACCTCTTTGTCTTCTGGCGCATCATCCGGCCCACAGATGCCGACCGCCGCGATGCGGGGCTTTTCGTCATGCTCTCGGCCGCGACGCTCATGCTGCAGTTGTACGGTTTTATCGCCGTGCCCGACGGTCCGCTGATGATGACCGCGGCGTTGTTCCTGCTCACCTTCAAATGGTTCACCGAAGGGCGGCGCGCGGCGTGGCTCTGGATGGGTGTGGCCATGGCGCTGATGGCCTACAGCAAGTACCACGGGGCGCTGGTGGTGCTCTTCGCGCTTGCGGCGACCCCCCCCCGCGTGTTCCTGCGTCCGACCCTATATCTCAGCGGCGCGGTGGCGCTGTTGCTGCTCGTGCCGCATTTCGTGTGGCAGTACGAGCACGACTGGGCGTCGCTGGCCTATCATCTGGCGGGGCGTAACTCGGTCTTCCGGCCCGGTTACGTCGCCGAATACCTGCTCAACCTGCTGGTCGTCTTCAACCCGTTCTTCGTGCCGCTCTATGTCCGGTCGTGGATCGCCGTGAAGCCGCAGAACGCCGTCGAACGCGCGCTGAAATTCATTCCGGCGGCGTTTATCGTCTTTTTCCTGCTTTCGACGCTGCGCGGATACGTCCAGCCCCAGTGGGTGATCGTCGCCGTGTTCGGACTGCTCTATACGCTCTTCACCTACGCCCGGCGTCATCCCCGGACGCGCCGCTACCTGATGCGCATGGGGTGGGTGACGCTCGCCCTGATCGCCCTGACGCGGCTGGTGATGATCTTCAATCCGCTGGGCATCCGTTACGAAGTGTTCGACAACCGCACCAGTTACGGGGAGATCGCCGAAATCGCCGACGGCCGTCCCGTCGTTTTCCGCCACGGTTACGCCGTTGCAGCCAAATACGCCTTCTATACCGGCGGAGAGGCCTACTGCCAGCCCAATATCCGCTACCGGACCCACCAATGGCAGTTCCGTGACGACGATACGCGCTTTGCCGGCCGCGAAGTGCTGGTCGAGACGCCTTATGACGAAGCCGACACGACGGGCCGCGTCCGGAGCGTCGTACTGCCCAACGGCAAGCGTTTCACGTGGTTCGTCGATACGCATTTCCATCCGACCCGCCTTGTGGACATCTCCTTCACGGGGCTTCCCGAACGAGTTGCCGCGGGCGATACGCTGCGGCTTTCGCTGCGAATCGAAAATCCCTATCCTTATAACATCGACTTGGGCGGCGACATGTCGCTCGTCATGCTCTGGAAGCACGGTCGTTTCCGCGTCGAGGAGTTCGACACCGGGGAACGTTTCCGGATTCCCGCCGAGGAGGAGATCCGGCGCGAAGTGGCGTTCGTCGTGCCCCGACAGCTGGCCGGGACCGATTTCGACGCCGGCTTCGCCCTGCGCCGGGAAGGGTATACGAATTGGTTTAACGGAAAACCCCTCCGCACGGAGGTTGCGCGATGA